In Haliotis asinina isolate JCU_RB_2024 chromosome 16, JCU_Hal_asi_v2, whole genome shotgun sequence, the following are encoded in one genomic region:
- the LOC137268232 gene encoding G-protein coupled receptor dmsr-1-like, with protein MTSTAAYLNTTVGSNNTLSDMGANVSEEVPTGLQLWSSWYQPIHGYAAPIVCLFGVVANALNFFVLTSKNMLSPTNVILSGLAVSDGLTMAAYFPYAILNYHMFATRPSPLANARFLLFYAIFSVVVHSISIWLTVSLALFRYIFIRNPRHGAKLCSIQRAKLTVLIVSVVTTIACIPNSVSYEFTTYSENNVTSWYIDVKKDTPAAVFIKNLNFWTQALLVKLLPCFLLTILSMCLVKTMKDAEKRRKKLLNKTKKADDDNKRQGKTNRTTRMLLIVVALFLLTEIPQGILQLLSGVIDGFFRDVYSPLGDLMDILALINNGINFVLYCTMSKQFRDTFIKIFLREMKKGGEKRTALVQTQATRDSDV; from the coding sequence ATGACGTCAACTGCTGCGTACTTAAACACCACTGTCGGCAGTAACAACACGCTGTCAGACATGGGGGCTAACGTTTCTGAAGAAGTACCAACGGGCCTGCAGTTATGGAGTTCATGGTACCAACCCATCCATGGGTAcgctgcccctatagtgtgccTCTTCGGAGTTGTGGCAAATGCTTTGAACTTTTTTGTTTTGACCAGCAAAAATATGCTATCGCCAACTAACGTTATTCTTTCGGGTTTGGCCGTGTCTGATGGACTAACAATGGCAGCCTACTTCCCATATGCCATACTTAACTACCACATGTTTGCTACCCGTCCGTCCCCGTTAGCAAACGCCCGTTTTCTTTTGTTCTACGCCATTTTCAGCGTCGTCGTTCACTCCATTTCAATATGGCTGACGGTTTCACTGGCACTCTTTCGTTACATCTTCATACGTAACCCTCGACACGGAGCCAAATTGTGTAGTATTCAAAGAGCCAAGCTGACAGTCTTGATCGTATCGGTAGTGACGACGATTGCGTGTATACCGAACAGCGTGTCCTATGAGTTCACAACGTACTCGGAGAACAACGTCACGTCTTGGTACATCGACGTCAAGAAGGACACTCCTGCAGCAGTGTTCATCAAGAACCTCAATTTCTGGACACAAGCCCTCTTGGTAAAACTATTACCGTGTTTTCTGTTGACAATACTAAGCATGTGTTTGGTTAAGACAATGAAAGATGCAGAGAAGAGGAGGAAGAAGCTATTGAATAAGACCAAGAAAGCAGATGACGACAACAAACGGCAAGGGAAAACCAACAGAACGACACGCATGCTTCTCATTGTCGTTGCATTGTTTCTGTTGACTGAGATACCTCAAGGGATCCTTCAACTTCTCAGCGGAGTCATCGATGGGTTTTTCAGAGACGTGTACAGCCCGCTAGGGGACTTAATGGATATTCTCGCTCTcatcaacaatggaataaactTTGTCCTGTACTGCACAATGAGCAAACAGTTCAGAGATACgttcattaaaatatttctaagGGAAATGAAAAAGGGAGGCGAGAAAAGGACAGCTCTTGTGCAAACCCAGGCTACACGGGACTCTGATGTGTGA